The sequence below is a genomic window from Tenacibaculum tangerinum.
CTGCATTCTCTGAAATGATGCTTTGTGGAATTAAAATTGCGTTCTCATTCGTATAGTCGTTAATTTTTAGCCTCGCTATTAAATTGGGTTTGATTTCTCTATCTTGATTGGGCACCTCTACTTCTACTTTAAAGGTTCTGTTGGAAGGATTGATGAAGTTTCCTGCTTGACGTACTGCAGAATTGATTTTCTTATTTAATACTGGGAAATTAACTTCTACTTTTTTACCTTTTTTTACGGTTGTTATATAACTTTCTGAAACTTCGGTCTCGATATACATGTTACCTAAATTGATAATTCTGAAAATTTCAGATCCAGGACCGGGAGCAATTACTGTTCCTTGCTCTTTTATTACGTCGTCTATAACTCCAGTAAATGGGGCTCTTATAGTAAACTTAGCTATATTTTTCTTTAAATTATCTACGGCATTTTTTTGCGCCTCGTAGTTTGTTTTTGTTTGTAAAAATTGAATTTCCGAGCCTATTTTCTGTTCCCATAAACGTTTTTGTCGTTCGTAGGTAGTTTTTGCCAACGTTGCATTTGCTTCTAATTGTGCTAATTGGTTAGACATTCCTCCATCGTCCAATTTTGCCAAGGCTTGCCCTTTCACTACTTTTTGTCCTTCTTTTACATAAATATTTATAAGTTGCCCTGGTACTTCTGGGTACACCAAAACATTCTTTTTGGTTTGTACACTTCCTTGCAACTCTAGGTAATGCATAAAAAGCTCTTCTTTAGCAGTAAGTGTTGTAATTAGTGAAACTTTTTCATCAGTATCTAATTCAGAGATTTTAGTGTTTAACGCTTTTATTTCTTCTGATAGCTTTTGTAGTTGGGTATCTAACGATGCTTTTTTCTCACGGATTTTAGTTAAATCGTTCGAAGCAATTACATCTTGTACCGATTGTTCTTTATTACCCCCGCATGAGGCTAAAAGAAATGTAATTACGAATAGTGAATATATTTTTCTCATTGATAGTTGATTTTATTTTAGTGGTATGTTTAATGCGTTTTCTAATTGCACTTTTTTAGCAATTACGTTTAACATAGATTGTACGTAATTGTTTTGCTGTGTGTATAGCTGATTTTGTGCTTGTAGTAAATCGAAGCTTGAAGAAATTCCTTCAAAAAACTTTATTTCTTGCTTTTTTTCTATTCGTTCGGCGAGTGCTAAATTTTTCTTAGCTGTTTCGTAGTTTTCGATTCCTAACTGATATTCACTCTTCGCTCTTTGTACTTGCAAGTTTAGTTTTTGCTTTGCTTCTTCTAATCGTATATCAGCGTTTTCTAATGCTATTTTTGCTTGTGCCGTTCTAGAACTTCTACCAAAGCTGCTAAAAATGGGTACATTTAAACTTACACCTAGTAGTGAGTAGTCGAACCATCTGTGATTGGCATTAAAAAAGCTAAACGTATCTGAATTGGTATTGGCACCATAATTTACAAATGCCGATAGACTGGGTAAAAATTTACTTTGCTCTAATTTCATTAACAAACGTTTGCTTTCTCTATCGTTTTGCGCAATTTTAAAATCGATGTGATTATCAATAGTAAATGGGGCTGCTAACAAACTTAAATCGGTATTTTCAACTACCAAATTTTCTAAGTTAGACGTTAAATTTAATCGGGTTTCAATTGGGTTTCCTAAAGAAACATTTAACATTTGATAAGCTATTTCTTTTAATCGTTCTGTATTTCTCAAAGTATTTTCAATATTCCCCAACGTAATTTGCAGCTGTTCAACGTTTTCTAACTCTGTTAATCCGTTATCATAAATTTTCTGAGTTTCGTTTAAATTTTTCTCTAGTACTTTCTTATTGTTTTTTAAAATCTCAATAGCTTCTTCGGTAACGAGCACATTTCCATA
It includes:
- a CDS encoding efflux RND transporter periplasmic adaptor subunit, whose protein sequence is MRKIYSLFVITFLLASCGGNKEQSVQDVIASNDLTKIREKKASLDTQLQKLSEEIKALNTKISELDTDEKVSLITTLTAKEELFMHYLELQGSVQTKKNVLVYPEVPGQLINIYVKEGQKVVKGQALAKLDDGGMSNQLAQLEANATLAKTTYERQKRLWEQKIGSEIQFLQTKTNYEAQKNAVDNLKKNIAKFTIRAPFTGVIDDVIKEQGTVIAPGPGSEIFRIINLGNMYIETEVSESYITTVKKGKKVEVNFPVLNKKINSAVRQAGNFINPSNRTFKVEVEVPNQDREIKPNLIARLKINDYTNENAILIPQSIISENAEGTQYVYVVDDIKDEEGIAKQVFIKTGKTQGDIIEVLEGVSVGDQLIKAGARSVKEGQKVKILDVSQ
- a CDS encoding TolC family protein, which produces MRKYMYSVFVLFFTGYIIAQEKEMSLSMQEAIEYAIKNSYDNKVSLNDIEAAKKKKWETTTIGLPQINGKVDYQNWLKQQVSFLPAEFTGGEPGTFTPVRFVPEQTMNASVTLTQLLFDGSYLVGLQSAKTYLKISEQAKEKTELATREAVVNAYGNVLVTEEAIEILKNNKKVLEKNLNETQKIYDNGLTELENVEQLQITLGNIENTLRNTERLKEIAYQMLNVSLGNPIETRLNLTSNLENLVVENTDLSLLAAPFTIDNHIDFKIAQNDRESKRLLMKLEQSKFLPSLSAFVNYGANTNSDTFSFFNANHRWFDYSLLGVSLNVPIFSSFGRSSRTAQAKIALENADIRLEEAKQKLNLQVQRAKSEYQLGIENYETAKKNLALAERIEKKQEIKFFEGISSSFDLLQAQNQLYTQQNNYVQSMLNVIAKKVQLENALNIPLK